One Candidatus Cloacimonadota bacterium genomic region harbors:
- a CDS encoding DUF4397 domain-containing protein, which translates to MRRVMLFLLSLIILIIAAVSIYKNYSRKEIQVRIINLISNKQNLSFTINDFTVPYDIAYGTSSEYFSLSNREVSLNLFVQEGSDNELINTDITLSGDCFNTVILYNDEEKLDYLYLTSPKVTNKQQTAIRYLPVPTLIEDIEVSLSKDDYHFTFSTEEADITSYQTLPEGFYTISIVKAEIESIYTAFLENNELYTLVILQSNEYPYNIIRIFIDNYPGDQFITPIKNRYSI; encoded by the coding sequence ATGAGACGGGTGATGCTTTTTCTATTATCTTTAATAATACTGATCATAGCTGCTGTATCAATCTATAAAAATTACTCCCGTAAAGAGATACAAGTGAGAATAATCAATCTCATCTCGAACAAGCAAAACTTAAGTTTCACGATCAATGATTTTACTGTTCCTTATGATATTGCTTATGGAACGAGTAGCGAGTATTTTTCTCTCAGTAATAGAGAGGTATCATTAAATCTTTTTGTGCAAGAAGGATCTGATAACGAACTGATCAATACCGATATCACACTGTCTGGCGATTGCTTCAACACTGTTATTCTCTACAATGATGAGGAGAAATTAGATTATTTATATTTAACTTCACCCAAAGTCACTAATAAACAGCAAACAGCTATACGTTACTTACCTGTTCCGACTTTGATAGAAGACATAGAGGTTTCTCTTAGCAAAGATGATTATCATTTTACATTCTCAACTGAAGAAGCAGATATCACAAGTTATCAGACCCTCCCGGAAGGTTTTTACACTATCAGTATCGTTAAAGCTGAAATAGAATCAATTTACACAGCATTTCTGGAAAATAATGAGCTATATACCCTTGTTATTCTCCAAAGTAATGAATATCCCTACAATATCATAAGGATTTTTATCGATAATTATCCCGGTGATCAGTTTATTACCCCAATTAAGAATCGTTACTCAATATAG
- the rodA gene encoding rod shape-determining protein RodA, translating to MLLLKTLKKRLRHFDWWLFACMIVLMIIGVIAIYSALTSRIGEDSHTQSEYIRQIVWIVVALIIFVLVIAIPYPVFELMILPAYFFSLALLLLVLTMPQIKGATRWIMLGPFQLQPAEFTKITTILLLAKELSKPYITDMQILIKVVIIGLPPILLLLLQPDLGSAVIFGAIVFGILAFSDLSDYWLILSVSPFIAIVTSFYFPAFIIFMLILLFVLYKYNLSWIALGFTAVINTFIFFLVPFLWNGLKEYQQNRILSFLDPTRDPLGAGYQAIQSRIAIGNGMFWGRGFLEGTQKNLNFLPERHTDFIFSVIAEEFGFVGSMLIIMIFYFFIYRLIRSLKSITDKEQRLAIVGIITLFTSQAVVNIAINLGVFPTTGLPLPFISYGGSSLLANTIAVAIIMKFLTEKSFVR from the coding sequence ATGTTATTGTTGAAAACATTAAAGAAAAGACTCCGCCATTTTGACTGGTGGCTCTTTGCCTGTATGATAGTTCTCATGATTATCGGTGTTATTGCTATTTATTCAGCACTGACAAGTCGTATTGGTGAAGACAGTCATACACAGAGTGAATACATCAGACAGATTGTCTGGATCGTTGTAGCTCTGATCATTTTCGTTTTGGTAATAGCGATCCCATATCCCGTCTTTGAACTGATGATCTTACCGGCATATTTTTTTAGCCTAGCACTCCTCTTACTAGTTTTGACAATGCCCCAGATCAAAGGAGCTACAAGATGGATCATGCTTGGACCTTTCCAATTACAACCAGCAGAGTTTACTAAAATTACCACCATATTACTCTTAGCAAAAGAATTGTCAAAACCATATATTACAGACATGCAGATTCTAATAAAAGTCGTAATCATCGGATTACCACCAATTTTACTACTCTTACTCCAACCGGATTTGGGCTCTGCCGTTATTTTTGGAGCTATAGTCTTTGGTATTCTCGCTTTTTCTGATTTATCTGACTATTGGCTTATCCTCTCTGTCAGCCCCTTCATTGCTATAGTAACATCTTTTTATTTTCCAGCATTTATTATCTTTATGTTAATATTGCTCTTTGTCCTTTATAAATATAACCTCTCTTGGATCGCCTTAGGTTTTACAGCTGTTATAAATACTTTTATCTTCTTTTTAGTACCTTTTTTGTGGAATGGTCTCAAAGAATATCAACAAAATCGGATATTATCGTTTCTCGATCCAACTCGAGACCCTTTAGGTGCAGGTTATCAAGCAATCCAATCTCGAATTGCTATAGGTAACGGTATGTTCTGGGGAAGAGGATTTTTAGAAGGAACACAAAAAAATCTTAATTTTCTGCCGGAAAGACATACTGATTTTATCTTCTCTGTAATAGCTGAAGAATTTGGTTTTGTAGGTTCTATGCTGATTATAATGATCTTTTACTTCTTTATCTATCGACTGATTAGAAGCCTTAAATCAATTACCGATAAAGAACAAAGATTAGCAATTGTAGGAATCATTACTCTTTTTACCTCACAAGCTGTTGTTAATATCGCGATTAATCTAGGTGTGTTCCCTACAACAGGTCTCCCTCTCCCCTTTATTAGTTACGGTGGATCAAGTCTGCTGGCTAATACTATTGCAGTGGCAATAATCATGAAATTCTTAACAGAAAAGAGTTTTGTGCGTTGA
- the mreD gene encoding rod shape-determining protein MreD, whose amino-acid sequence MRIVKYSLGALFVLYFQLLIASNLSIMGIVPFFLLPFVVFISMNLKLIESSTITFILALANDLYTPHLLGINVFILLIICFLVTKYHASVNKDKFGPVAISLLLINLLYLLPLLPVKAELYGYETKLLRDFFIGIVYNSIITFLAIMIFNVIQKLRVVIDV is encoded by the coding sequence ATGAGAATAGTTAAATATTCCTTGGGTGCTCTTTTTGTTCTCTATTTCCAGTTACTGATTGCCAGTAATTTATCGATCATGGGTATCGTACCATTCTTTCTTCTTCCCTTTGTTGTCTTTATCAGCATGAATCTTAAACTGATTGAATCCTCTACAATTACCTTTATTTTAGCTTTAGCAAATGACCTTTATACTCCTCATTTGTTAGGTATAAATGTTTTTATCTTGCTGATCATCTGTTTTTTAGTTACCAAATATCACGCTTCTGTAAATAAAGATAAATTCGGACCGGTCGCAATTAGTCTCTTGCTGATAAATCTATTATATTTACTTCCTTTACTTCCAGTGAAAGCTGAACTATATGGCTATGAGACAAAACTTCTCCGTGATTTTTTTATCGGAATAGTTTATAATAGCATTATAACTTTCTTGGCGATCATGATTTTCAATGTAATACAAAAATTAAGGGTAGTTATCGATGTTTAA
- the mrdA gene encoding penicillin-binding protein 2 gives MFNGNRIQALTYIFLAPFLILVFFLFRFQLVEGETYQKYAEHNSIRVQTIFPTRGEIYDRHFRPIAINEPSHNLYILPAKLTNLSETAKFINQHLPIPEEEIKELIFQSRFRAYQELIIYRNVDFQKVVEMSEQLNNYPSLFFKTEHVRNYSINNHFSGYISKINRTEFENYRAQFPYSGYTINCQIGKTGIEREYETVLRGKPGRRLIQVDSSGKLFKENPADEEKNQVQHGKDILLTIDLQLQNYIESVFPKGYNGAVLVLDTETGGILSYVSRPVFDLNMFSRTLSRDYWDNLVTDPSFPLMDRVTMATYPPASLFKIMMTGTVLDNNIISPETKLAYCTGSYQYGNRVYRCWNPHGHGSLNLSDAIKHSCNVYFFDLSMRVELPLIENFVKNNYLLDRTGIDLPTERTGFFPSEEWYIERLGSKVLITGHKINLSIGQGEVLLTPIEIGAFYNAIANNGEWTQPHLFSRFISPDKNNEVYNKPKSTKRLDITPSTLSFIQNSLYRAVNETGGTGLGARVQGAKVYGKTGTAQNPAGRNPHTWFAGYAGWDKPEITIVVLFENYPGTGGGVAAPFAGQIIKFYQDNVRQLNGTIASNY, from the coding sequence ATGTTTAATGGTAATAGAATACAAGCACTAACTTACATTTTTTTAGCACCATTCTTGATATTGGTCTTCTTTCTCTTTCGCTTTCAACTTGTAGAGGGAGAAACTTATCAGAAATATGCAGAACACAATTCTATCCGTGTACAGACTATTTTCCCTACCAGAGGAGAGATATATGATAGACATTTCCGCCCAATCGCAATAAATGAACCTTCCCATAATCTCTATATACTACCGGCAAAGTTGACAAACCTTTCAGAGACTGCAAAATTTATCAACCAGCACCTACCAATACCAGAAGAAGAGATCAAGGAGTTGATATTTCAAAGCCGCTTTCGGGCTTATCAAGAATTGATCATCTATCGGAATGTTGATTTTCAAAAAGTTGTTGAAATGTCAGAGCAACTCAATAATTATCCCTCACTTTTCTTCAAGACCGAGCATGTTAGAAACTATTCGATCAATAATCATTTTTCAGGATATATAAGCAAAATTAATCGAACAGAGTTTGAAAATTACAGGGCACAATTTCCTTATTCAGGTTACACCATAAACTGCCAGATCGGAAAAACCGGTATTGAAAGAGAATATGAGACGGTTTTAAGAGGAAAACCAGGAAGAAGATTGATCCAAGTAGATTCCTCAGGAAAGCTTTTTAAAGAAAATCCTGCCGATGAAGAGAAAAATCAGGTTCAACATGGTAAAGATATACTACTGACAATCGATTTACAACTTCAGAATTACATTGAGTCAGTTTTCCCAAAAGGTTATAATGGTGCTGTTTTAGTGCTCGATACCGAAACGGGTGGTATTCTTTCTTACGTTAGCCGTCCTGTTTTTGACCTTAATATGTTTTCCAGAACATTGAGTAGAGATTATTGGGATAACTTGGTTACTGACCCTTCTTTTCCGCTAATGGATAGAGTTACTATGGCAACCTATCCACCCGCATCACTCTTTAAAATAATGATGACAGGAACCGTTTTAGATAACAATATTATAAGCCCGGAAACAAAGCTGGCGTATTGTACGGGAAGTTATCAATATGGAAATAGAGTTTATCGTTGCTGGAATCCACACGGACATGGTAGTTTAAACCTTTCTGACGCTATTAAGCATTCCTGCAATGTCTATTTCTTTGACCTATCAATGAGAGTCGAACTTCCTCTTATAGAAAACTTTGTTAAAAACAACTATCTCCTGGATAGAACTGGTATTGATCTACCAACTGAACGAACCGGCTTTTTCCCCTCAGAGGAATGGTATATTGAAAGGCTGGGCAGTAAAGTCCTGATCACAGGGCATAAGATTAATCTCTCTATTGGTCAAGGTGAAGTATTGTTAACACCTATAGAGATCGGTGCTTTTTATAACGCTATTGCTAATAATGGAGAATGGACGCAACCACATCTCTTTTCAAGATTTATTAGCCCCGATAAGAACAATGAAGTGTATAATAAACCCAAAAGCACTAAAAGATTGGATATTACTCCTTCAACACTCTCCTTCATTCAAAACAGTCTTTACAGAGCAGTAAATGAAACTGGTGGTACCGGATTGGGTGCTCGAGTACAAGGAGCTAAAGTTTATGGGAAAACAGGTACAGCACAAAATCCTGCAGGCAGAAATCCGCATACTTGGTTTGCCGGCTATGCTGGCTGGGATAAACCAGAAATTACTATCGTTGTACTCTTCGAAAACTATCCTGGAACAGGTGGTGGAGTAGCTGCTCCCTTTGCTGGCCAGATCATTAAGTTTTATCAAGATAATGTGCGCCAACTGAATGGAACAATAGCTTCTAATTATTGA